One Phaseolus vulgaris cultivar G19833 chromosome 2, P. vulgaris v2.0, whole genome shotgun sequence DNA window includes the following coding sequences:
- the LOC137809376 gene encoding stromal 70 kDa heat shock-related protein, chloroplastic-like gives MAALNQEVMQLGQSLYNQPRVLGGVRGPMKEKVEAKLGSFCLDGIPSTTRGVPQIEVKFDIDANGILSVTTIDKGMGKKQNITITGASTLPSDEVARMVNEAEKFSKENKEKRDAIDTKNQADSLGKKYYIPFT, from the coding sequence ATGGCTGCCCTCAATCAGGAAGTTATGCAGCTTGGTCAGTCCCTTTACAACCaaccaagagttcttggcggCGTAAGAGGCCCTATGAAAGAAAAGGTTGAAGCAAAACTAGGTAGCTTTTGCCTGGATGGTATCCCTTCTACAACTCGTGGAGTTCCCCAAATTGAGGTCAAATTTGATATTGATGCCAATGGCATTCTCTCGGTCACTACTATTGACAAAGGCATGGGGAAGAAGCAAAATATTACCATTACTGGTGCTAGCACcttaccttcagatgaggtggCAAGAATGGTGAATGAAGCAGAGAAATTTTCAAAGGAAAACAAAGAGAAGAGGGACGCTATTGACACTAAGAACCAAGCAGATTCTTTGgggaaaaaatattatatcccCTTCACATAG